A genomic window from Salvelinus namaycush isolate Seneca chromosome 21, SaNama_1.0, whole genome shotgun sequence includes:
- the LOC120066396 gene encoding uncharacterized protein LOC120066396 isoform X2 — MPAWRAMLVELGLEGKLTTGQLKKKWENLKKKYKDFKYPPLGMEKVNPMSWRWFHLMDDAIEGRLSGSARILNPSLFDFGEVGDVSFASSPTTSPIANKRLCMRPEGGEGTNIFEFWAKAQLGESVGAASTVADGQVAYTDAATEEIRRAAVECERALREEGRGGGQNERAAPDKMPVGGYGRTMAEDVETIAEDGRAMLVRNPGRNIERETAELERQIADLEKEREVLEREQADFDRERLILDRERDVVNRERVAVERGRASLDKDRAAMDRERAAMERERAILDRDRASIERERIELQKEKETLMKSKISRNNGSADVELDSSTIEKRERLLSIFERLVDKL; from the exons ATGCCTGCCTGGAG AGCAATGTTAGTGGAGTTGGGTCTCGAAGGAAAGCTTACAACTGGGCAATTGAAAAAGAAGTGGGAAAACCTTAAAAAGAAATATAAG GATTTTAAGTACCCTCCTCTTGGCATGGAGAAAGTCAATCCAATGTCCTGGCGTTGGTTCCACCTCATGGACGATGCCATCGAGGGTCGCCTATCTGGGTCTGCCCGTATCCTAAACCCTTCACTGTTTGATTTTGGGGAAGTTGGGGACGTTTCATTCGCGTCCTCTCCCACTACCTCTCCCATAGCAAACAAGAGACTTTGTATGAGGCCGGAGGGGGGTGAGGGGACAAACATTTTTGAGTTCTGGGCCAAAGCACAGTTGGGGGAGAGTGTTGGGGCTGCGAGCACGGTAGCAGATGGACAAGTGGCGTACACAGACGCAGCTACAGAGGAGATCCGTAGGGCTGCGGTGGAGTGTGAGAGGGCCCTGCGAGAGGAGGGCAGGGGTGGGGGTCAGAACGAGAGGGCCGCGCCTGACAAGATGCCAGTGGGTGGATACGGGAGGACCATGGCTGAGGATGTAGAGACCATAGCTGAAGACGGAAGAGCCATGTTGGTGAGAAATCCTGGCAGGAACATTGAGAGGGAGACTGCTGAACTAGAGAGACAGATAGCAGAtttggagaaggagagagaagtgtTAGAGAGGGAGCAGGCTGATTttgacagggagaggttgatactggacagagagagggatgtggTGAACAGAGAGAGGGTGGCTGTTGAGCGAGGCAGAGCATCACTGGACAAGGACAGAGCGGCGATGGATAGGGAGCGAGCGGCGATGGAACGGGAGCGAGCCATACTGGACAGGGATAGGGCGTCaatcgagagagagaggatagagctGCAGAAAGAAAAGGAAACCCTAATGAAAAGCAAGATTTCCAGGAACAACGGCTCTGCTGATGTAGAACTGGACTCATCTActatagagaagagagaaagactgCTTTCCATATTTGAAAGACTTGTTGATAAGCTGTGA
- the LOC120066396 gene encoding uncharacterized protein LOC120066396 isoform X1, which yields MMEAMDKRPFGSEYNYKMSENDISRLIKLRATNDAIFTGKRNSAMPAWRAMLVELGLEGKLTTGQLKKKWENLKKKYKDFKYPPLGMEKVNPMSWRWFHLMDDAIEGRLSGSARILNPSLFDFGEVGDVSFASSPTTSPIANKRLCMRPEGGEGTNIFEFWAKAQLGESVGAASTVADGQVAYTDAATEEIRRAAVECERALREEGRGGGQNERAAPDKMPVGGYGRTMAEDVETIAEDGRAMLVRNPGRNIERETAELERQIADLEKEREVLEREQADFDRERLILDRERDVVNRERVAVERGRASLDKDRAAMDRERAAMERERAILDRDRASIERERIELQKEKETLMKSKISRNNGSADVELDSSTIEKRERLLSIFERLVDKL from the exons ATGATGGAAGCGATGGATAAAAGGCCTTTTGGTTCAGAATATAACTATAAAA TGTCGGAAAATGACATATCCAGATTGATAAAATTGCGTGCAACGAATGACGCCATCTTCACTGGGAAGAGAAACTCTGCCATGCCTGCCTGGAG AGCAATGTTAGTGGAGTTGGGTCTCGAAGGAAAGCTTACAACTGGGCAATTGAAAAAGAAGTGGGAAAACCTTAAAAAGAAATATAAG GATTTTAAGTACCCTCCTCTTGGCATGGAGAAAGTCAATCCAATGTCCTGGCGTTGGTTCCACCTCATGGACGATGCCATCGAGGGTCGCCTATCTGGGTCTGCCCGTATCCTAAACCCTTCACTGTTTGATTTTGGGGAAGTTGGGGACGTTTCATTCGCGTCCTCTCCCACTACCTCTCCCATAGCAAACAAGAGACTTTGTATGAGGCCGGAGGGGGGTGAGGGGACAAACATTTTTGAGTTCTGGGCCAAAGCACAGTTGGGGGAGAGTGTTGGGGCTGCGAGCACGGTAGCAGATGGACAAGTGGCGTACACAGACGCAGCTACAGAGGAGATCCGTAGGGCTGCGGTGGAGTGTGAGAGGGCCCTGCGAGAGGAGGGCAGGGGTGGGGGTCAGAACGAGAGGGCCGCGCCTGACAAGATGCCAGTGGGTGGATACGGGAGGACCATGGCTGAGGATGTAGAGACCATAGCTGAAGACGGAAGAGCCATGTTGGTGAGAAATCCTGGCAGGAACATTGAGAGGGAGACTGCTGAACTAGAGAGACAGATAGCAGAtttggagaaggagagagaagtgtTAGAGAGGGAGCAGGCTGATTttgacagggagaggttgatactggacagagagagggatgtggTGAACAGAGAGAGGGTGGCTGTTGAGCGAGGCAGAGCATCACTGGACAAGGACAGAGCGGCGATGGATAGGGAGCGAGCGGCGATGGAACGGGAGCGAGCCATACTGGACAGGGATAGGGCGTCaatcgagagagagaggatagagctGCAGAAAGAAAAGGAAACCCTAATGAAAAGCAAGATTTCCAGGAACAACGGCTCTGCTGATGTAGAACTGGACTCATCTActatagagaagagagaaagactgCTTTCCATATTTGAAAGACTTGTTGATAAGCTGTGA